The following are from one region of the Nicotiana tomentosiformis chromosome 7, ASM39032v3, whole genome shotgun sequence genome:
- the LOC138896017 gene encoding uncharacterized protein: MPWLPRLEWRGTLGYSTSRVVSYLKARCMVEKGCLAYWAYICNYSVEVPFMDSILVASFLRCEFPTDFPGIAPNRDINFCIGLVSGTQLISIPPYHMAAAELEELKDQLQDLLDKGFIRLGVSPWDVPVLFAKKKE, from the coding sequence ATGCCGtggttgcctagattagagtggagagggactcttggttACTCCACTAGTAGAgtggtttcatatttgaaggctcggtgtatggtcgagaaggggtgtctggcATATTGGGCTTATATCTGTAATtatagtgtggaggttccttttATGGATTCAATACTAGTTGCTAGTTTCCTGAGGTGTGAGTTTCCTACAGATTTTCCAGGTATAGCACCAAACAGGGATATCAACTTTTGCATCGGTTTGGTTTCGGGCACTCAgcttatttctattccaccgtatcatatggctGCAGctgagttggaagaattgaagGATCAGTTACAGGATTTGCTtgacaagggattcattagactcgGTGTTTCACCTTGGgatgtgccagtgttgtttgctAAGAAAAAGGAATga